In Salvelinus namaycush isolate Seneca chromosome 16, SaNama_1.0, whole genome shotgun sequence, the sequence GCAGGTCAGTGCAATAACTAGATACCTGCTACAACACTTTATTTTCATATTCAAATTTTGCAGGATCCAATGATGAGTTACATGGAAAAGCCTGAAGATATTACGAAAGACGAATGGATGGACAAACTGAACAATGTACAAATACAGAGGGCTGACATGAACCGGCTTATTATGAATTACCTGGTGACAGGTATACCATCATTCACACTTTGTCATTTGCTGCTAAAACAACCTCCAATCTGAGCTGCGCTCAATCCCAGTTTACTGTTCTGCTCCAAACAACTTTGGCTTTTCAGCTCGTTTCTACTTGCAGAATCACTCACCTTTTTCCTTGATCTATCCTATATCCGGTTGATTGTTCTTGTGATTTTGATGGTCTCACTCTTGTCTGTGTTTGTGCAGAGGGGTTTAAAGAGGCAGCTGAGAAGTTCCGGATGGAGTCTGGGATCGAGCCCAGTGTGGACCTGGACTCGCTGGATGAGAGGATAAAGATCAGAGAGATGATCCTAAAGGGGCAAATACAGGAGGCCATCGCACTCATCAACCGCTTACACCCAGAACTGCTTGACACCAAGCGCTACCTGTATTTTCACCTGCAGGTAAGGATGCCCTCAGTGGACTGTTTTGGGACCAGCTCCTGTCCAAATCATAAGCATCTCGATGTGGATGTCCATTGCCTACACCATAACACTAACTTCTGTCATCCCGCTCCATTTCTTTCCCCTTTTCCTCTTTGTAGCAACAGCACTTGATTGAGTTAATCAGGCTGCGGGAGACGGAGTCTGCGTTGGAGTTTGCCCAGACACAGCTGGCAGAGCAGGGGGAGGAGAGCAGGGAGTGCttgacagagatggagaggacGCTGGCTCTTCTTGCCTTCGATACCCCAGAGGAGTCGCCCTTTGGAGACCTGCTTAACATGATGCAGCGACAGAAGGTGTGTGTGGTTGGTCTATAATCTGTATCATTGTATTATTAGAGCCTCTTTACACTACACTAGTTTGACAACACATACTAGTTCCATTACATATTTTTGTAGTGTAAAAAGACTTACCTTacttggcccagcgtcgtccggggtaggccgtcatcgtaaagaagaatttgttcttaactgaattgcctagttaaataaataaaatgcctGTATACATTTGCTGCTGGACAAATTGAAAATGACATGTTTTCAAAATGTCCACACGCTTTGTAACGCTTTGCGTTGATCATGTGTGCAACATGGTTTGGATGAGATGCTCCTGTTTTAGTTATCCTTATTTAGTTTTTCTAAATACTAAGGTATTTATGGTATGCTATTAGCTGCACACACATGAATCAGGAATGTGCCTTTGGCCACACCACATCCAAGGCTAATGTAAGGATAGTGTAAAAGTAAAATGTGCACATCTGAAGTTGAAGAGATGCAGATCTTACTTCACGTATTTTACTAATAGCCTTAATGTGCATTTGTAAAGGGGTCTCCTTTTTTATAGGTGTTCTGTGTGACTGTATTCCTGTAATTGACACACCATTCTTTCCCTTCTGAATGCTCTTCAGGTGTGGAGTGAGGTGAACCAGGCTGTGTTGGACTATGAGAACAGGGAGTCAACGCCCAAGCTGGCCAAGCTACTCAAGCTGCTGTTATGGGCTCAGAACGAGCTGGACCAGAAGAAAGtaaaataccccaaaatgacagaCCTCAGCAAAGGCATTATTGAGGATCCCAAGTGAAATGACGAGCAGTGACATGGACTACCATACTTCCTTTCTCCTATTTATAATCCGTGAAAGACTGGATGATAACGGGAAAATAACATGTATATAAATACTTTTTTCATGTTGCATATATGAGAGGACTTAATTGAGTGTGCAAATGCTATATGGCTGTAtttaaagaaaagaaaaagtGACACACTGATTTAAACATTCAAGAGTACCCACATTTATATACACTTTAAGAGACCACACGTTTATATTTGATTACCTGAGAAATTGGTATGAATCACTTTTACTTGAGTGTCATGGTCGGTTCTGAATATAATTAAATTCGTTTTTTAAGCCACTGAGTTGAGTGTAGGTGTTAAGATTTTATACAAACCATATAGTttgttaaaggtccaatgtagctgttttttatctcaatatcaaataatttctgggtaacaattaaatacCTTACTGTGACTGTTCAATTAAAGTGGTCAACAAGACACAAATAGATTCTTGGTGAAGAGCAATtcctcaagcaagaattttgcaagGATTGTCTAGGAGtgatctgagtggggagggggaaactgaactATCTATTGACAGAGCTCTTTCTTATTGGTGATGTTACCAGACAGGCCAAAACTCtgaggcagtcttttcaaacagctcttacactatcaCCGTTTTCAAAATGTCACAGTATTTCAACCTCAATTGTAGAAATATGTATATTGAACACAGGAAATATATTTGTTTTAATGCACTGGGCCTTTTTAAGCCTAAATTAGGCTCCTATGTAAAGGACAGAGGGGAATATAGGCTAAATGctattttaatttttttgtaaGTGTTTGGGTCATGTGGGAAAGGCCAGGTAACAGTTATCTACAGTAATTTGATTGGTTAAAATGGCAAGTCTATCTTCTGGACATCTGGTCTTAACCTGTCTACTGATGGATGaaattattacacacacacatggaaataCGGGTTTCTTTTAAATGGTTGACTGAGTTTACATTCCCTTCTGTGTTTGAAAGATACCTGAAGCTCTGCCGTGTAGGTTATATTGAGGCATGAAAACTTGTAGCTGGAGGGTGAAAACCTTCACCTTTCATAGTATAAAGGCTCTCCTACAGAAGTAGAGAAGTTGGTGTAAGGTACCCATGACCAGATTGCTATTAAGAGTTAGTAACCAGTCTGAATTTGTACATTTACTGCACAGAGGCATGTGGTGTAAATATTGTTCAATGGGTGAAAGTCACTGTAGAAGTGCCCATTTCTTGTTTATGTTGtgatatttgtttatttttttacctgCTGCTAAATGTCAATTTCATTGTATGATCAGACAATGTGATTATGCACAGACTACAGAGAACTCCCTTCCCTTGTATTGTTGGGTGTTTTTGAGGTCAAATGTGCACATATAGAAATAAACTTTTCTGAGTTTTTATTTAAATTGgtcaatccagcatgacaatCCAGTGAGGGGACTGTTTCCTGCATTGTGTAGCCTTGCTGTCGAGGTTAATCATTTATTCTTTGCAGATGTGTGATTTTGGTGTAGGTaagttgggctcccgagtggcgcagtggttgacggcactgcatctcagtgctagaggtgtcactacagaccctggtttgattccaggctgtatcacacctggccgtgattgggagtcccatagggtggcgcacaattggcccagcgttagGGTTTCGCCGGGGTAGGTCGCCATTGTAAAAaattatttgttcttaactgacttgccgagttaaaggttaaataaaacttTTAACGTATGCttcccagtcaaaagtttgcgCATATGTTGTGACATTTCTTTTTGGTCTTTGTCAGAGGTTTTCTTCCGGCTTGAGGTGAGTCAAAGTTAGGGAAGAAGGGTGCAATTGCCGCCTGCAAACCGGGGCATTCCTGCATCTGCAGGAACCCCTCAGTACTTCTATTGCTACAGTTTTTTGTTAGGACAGGCGGGAGGCGAGGCTGCTTCATTACAATAGGTGGTGTTGATGCACAATAACATTGGATGCCAGCTGCCGATAAACCCCCACAGAAGAAGGGGTGGTAGCAACAACTGTAAATAGCTAGCCGTACACCGGTAGAGGGTGTTCTTCGTCCCCGCCGGTCGGGCACTGTTTTCCCGCAGTTCCGTTAACGACAGCGAGGGCAGGTGTTTGGTAAGCGGGAGCAAAGGACACTGCTAGCTGAGCCAGCTAGTCTGGTACACAGGAGGCGGGGGCGACACCGTGTGCTATCTAGTTAACTAACATGTTAGCTAGCACACGGTGTCTCTAATTAGCaatctagctagttagctaacacacTGTGTCGCCCCATCCTCCCATCTGCTGTGCTAGTGGGAGGCAGGGGCGAACAGTAGTCCGTGTCCTTCGCCCCACCATTATCCCACAGATCTGTTAACAATGGTGAGGGCAGGTGTTCGGGGGGAGGGGGTGGTGGACCTCCATATCtgacttcttcacctgcaggatcgcctgagaccagccacccggatagctgatgaagctgtgggtttgcacaaccaaataatttttgcacaaactgtcagaaaccgtctcggggaagctcatctgcgtgcttgtcgttCTCACTATTGTCTTGACCTAACTGCAGTTTGGTGTCGTAACTgacgatggccactggcatgctggagaagtgtgctcttcaccaaTATAtctcggtttcaactgtaccgatCAGATGCGTTTTGATGAAGTccacgttgtgaacagagtgcctcatggtggcggtggggttatggtatgggcaggcataagctatggacaacgaagctcattgttgtgccattcaacTGCCGCCATCACCTGATGTTTCAGCATGGTAATGCGTGGCCCCAtgccgcaaggatctgtacagaatttctggaagctgaaaatgtctcagttcttccatggcctgtatactcaccagacatgtcacccattgagcatgtttaggatgctctggatctacgtgtacgacagcgtgttccagttcccgccaatgtccagcaacttcgcacagccattgaagtggagtgggacaacattcgacaggacacaatcaacatcatgaccaactctacgcgaaggagatgtgttgcgctgcatgaggcaaatggtggtcacaccagatactgactggtcttctgatccacacccctaccttttttgtaaggtatctgtgaccaacagatgcatatatgtattcccagtcaagtgaaatccatagattgaatttatttcaattgactgatttccttatatgaactgtaactcagtaaaatcttaaaaattgttgtatttatatttttgttcagtgtacatcttCGGGACTCACCCTAGAAGACAAAGGAATATAGTTTGTTTTATATGCCGTGACTTAGTAATCTTTTCACCAACAGAACAGGGGCTAGAAAAAAGCCTGTCCTTACTAGTGTAAGGGAAATTTAAATGTTTGTGCTATTCTTATAACTAATTTCTGTGTTgtattcatgtgctgttctatgaaccaatttctgtgttcttGCAAGTGACTGACTGtacaaatcctcactatcagtagcagcaatttggcagtatgcccagaccttgttttgagagatatctcagtttcaaggtttCAGCTTAGAGAGATAGAAGCCTCGTGatgtattggtctgtcacatgttatgaaccaatattggtctgtcacatggaTGAAATAAAACGgtaatgattaattaattatgctaaatcatgcaaatataacttgtctgtataGCCATATATAATacaactgctgggactgcccaggcagagctcctgattgacgtgtactatggtgcattgagttggttggaacctctccagtgcgctgacaataaacaatgattaatTTATTATTGACTTAGAGTGTCCCTTTGTAAGAATTTCCACGACACTAGAAAAACATGTTAAGACTGGACACTATCCAGAAAACTAAGTAATGATCTTTCAGCAAAAGTCTAGATCTCAGGAGAGTATATATCATTTCACCCTAGGAGAAACATCCTTGAAACATACCACCAACTATACTTATCTTGGTGCTTGGTTTGAGTAAATTCATCTGGGCGGTTTGACGTGTCCATGAAGTATTTTACAGATAAAGCACACAGGCAATATTTTGAAATTAGAAAAACATTGTACAGATTTAACCCTCCAATTACAATTTGGCAAAAATTATTTGACTCTGTCATAACATCATAGGGCAAAATCCCCACCTAAATTTTAAACACCTGGCAAAAATATTCTAGGTGTGCACAGAAATGTCCCAAACCTAGCCTGCAGGACAGAACTGGGGGGATTCCCCCTAGCTCTCCAAGTTGAAAAAGAGCAACCAAATTCTGAACTCAACTAACACACTGTAATCCAGAATATTATCATCACAAGGCTTTCTTATACAAACACCACAACCCAGAAATTTACCCTTTAAAGCTCAGATacactgtcatcaaggcaaagggtggctattttgaagaatctcaaatataaaatatattttgatttgtttaacacttttttggttactgtatgattccgtatatgttatttcatagttctgatgtcttcattattattctacaatgtagaaaatagtaaaataaagaaaaacccttgaatgagtagttgtgtccaaacttttgactggtactgtaggtaggggtaaagtgactagcggcagtgtatgtggtgagtgtgaaagtgtgtgtgagtgtgtgtgtagtatcaGTATGCATGTGcgtgcatgttgtgtgtgtgtgtgtgtgtgtgtgtgtgtgtgtgtgtgtgtcagtgcaatTGTGTGggcagagtccagtgtgtgtaacagagtcagtgcaagagagttagtgcatAAAAGGGTCAATTCaggtatgtttttttatttaacctttaattaactaggcaagtcagttgagaacaaattcttatttacaatgatggcctactaaaaggcaaaaggcctcctgcagggacaggggctgggattaaaaatgtaaaataaatcaaatataaatataggacaaaacacacatcacgacaagagagacaacacaacactacataaagagagacctaagacagcaACATAGCAAGGTAGCAaaacatgacaacatgacaaaacatgacggggcggcagggtagcctagtggttagagcgttggactagtaaccgaaaggttgcaagttcaaatccccgagctgacaaggtacaaatctgtcgttctgcccctgaacaggcagttaacccactgttcctaggccgtcattgataataagaaattgttcttaactgacttgcctagttaaaaaataaataataataataataaataaataaataaatgcaataCCATGTGTGGATATCaaaaggtgaatgcaccaatttgtaagttgctctggataagagcgtctgttaaatgacttaaatgtaaatgacaacacagcatggtagcaacatgacaacaacatggttgctATTTGATGAGCTATTTAGCAGTCATgactccagtgatgtactgggccgtacgcactaacctctgtagctccttgcggtcagatgccaagcagttgccatactaagcGGTGATGAAACCAGTCaatatgctcttgatggtgcagctgtataactttttgaggatctgagggccaatgccaaatcttttcagcctcctgaggtggaagaggtgttgtcgtgccctcttcacgactgtgttggtgtgtttggaccatgatagattcatagtgatgtggacaccaaggaatttgaagctctcgacctgctctactacagccctgtcgatgtgaatggggacgtgctcagccctccatttcctgtaggcCATGATCAGCCCCTTTGTCTTACTGACATCAAAGTCACACTGCCATTTCTCTGACCTcctacctataggctgtctcatcatcgtctGTGATCTGGCCTACTAGCGTTGTGTGTCTGAAAACGTatttgatggtgttggagttgtgcgcgCCCACGCAGatgtgggtgaacaggaagtacagaaatgaactaagcacgcacccctgaggggcccccatgttgagggttAGCATGgcgaatttgttgttgcctaccctcaacacctgggggcagcacgtcaggaagtccaggatctagttgcagaaggaggtgttcagtCACAGGGACCTTAGCTTAGTGGTGAGCTTCGAGGCTACTAtgttgttgaacactgagctgtattcaatgaacagcattctcacataggtgttcctcttgtccaggtggtaGAGGGtaatgtggagtgcaataaagtttgcgtcatctgtggatctgttggggcagtatgtgaattggagtgggttcagagtgtctgggataatggtgttgatgtgagccatgaccagcctttcaaagcatttcatggctacatatGTGAGTGccacagggcgatagtcatttagaacGGATTAcattggcgttcttgggcacagccactatggtagtctgcttgaaacatgtttgtattacagactgggtcagggagaggttgaaaatgtcagtgaatacaCTTGCAAGCTGGTcggcgcatgctcggagtacatgtcctggtaatccgtctggccctgtggccttgtgaatgttaacatatttaaatgtctttctcacatcggaTACGGAGAGCGAGATCCCACAGTCGTCtgggaacagctggtgctctcatgcattgtTCAGTGTTTCTTgtctcaaagcgagcatagaaggcatttagctcgtctggtaggtttgtgtcactgggcagctcgtggctgggtttccctttgtaatccgtgatagtttgcaagccctgccatgtCCAACGAGCGTCAAATAATAAGTGGTTGGTTATAGGTTTCATATGAGGTAGGATGTTATAATATCTCATactactgtatagtactgtatttAATAATATATTTATAGCTTGAAATTATCAAAAAAATGTAATGCATGTGTTATAGCGCTTAACTACTTGTTTAACTGGTTGTTATGATCATGAGGTAGGCTGCTATAATCATACTACTGTATATGTTAAAACGGCCAGCTTCAGACAATCTGTTTCTAGCCATCCCTTCTGGTTAGCTCTAGTCGGGCAGCTTAGTCTCCCATTCAGAGGACCCCCACTTTTGTCAGTGTCTTATTGGTCAAGGTCATGCCAAATACTTATCACCACGTCTCCTTCAGTCTATCAGTGGCCTTGATTCCCGGGACTTTAGTTTCAGTTAGTCTATGACCCCAGCACACTGTGTGGTCAGAAACATGCTATCCCCATCCTGATGAGCACTTCCACAGTTTACTCTCCTGCTGAACTTTTCCTCCTGTGGACTGAATCCCTGCATGTCTGATGTTTAATTGTGCGTGCATCTAAACAACACATAGTTAATGTCAGTTCTCACTGGACATGACTCTCAGTTATCTGAAACATGAgtggtcagatgtgtgtgtgatgtgtgaatgTGAACATCTTCTTCCATTAAACTCCCCTTAACCTGGACATCTGCCTCATCCTTGTTCTAACCGGACATTCTGTAGTGGTTGCTACCGGCCTTAAGCCAGCACCTAATGCTTCTTATTATATTCATGGTCCTTCGATTCTCTACAACCCTACTCCTATTTTTCAGTATATAATAATGTGACATTGCGTGTTGGTTGCAAGTCAGATGAACACAATGGAAGAGGTGTCAAGCCATCGATCTAGTTCGGGTCTGTCAAAGAAACACTGGCTGAGAATGTTCAAACCGCCCTCTGTGTGGTACAGCTCATATTTTACATGTGAACTAAATACAGTATGCCACATGGatgacgagctaaactacttccatgcttgctttgaggcaaataacactgaaaaatGCATGAGAggaccagctgttctggaagactgtgtgatcacgctctccgcagccgatgtgagtaagaccttttaacaggtcaacattcacaaggccgtagggccagacagattacaggacgtgtactgcgaggatgcgctgaccaactggcaagtgtcttcactgacattttcaacctctccctgtccgagtctgtaataccaacatgttttaagcagccATAGTGCctttgcccaagaacactaaggtaacctgcctaaatgactaccgacccgtagcactctgggccccaagtgacttttccctagctgagaagggaaagtgcaactgccaacagtatagtccaaagggagaccttctaatgacaagtatctcacataagcatattatgtaaataaaacatcttatttatctatgttacctaactaattctgattcagctcccacaacatccgccacgctgatcctcagcacaggggcccctcaggggtgcatgctcagtcccctcctgtactcactgttcactcatgactgcacggccaggcatgactccaacaccatcattaagtttgccgatgacacaacagtaccTACCCGATGACACACCAcctgtaggcctgatcaccgacaacgatgagacagcctatagggaggaggtcagagacatggccatgtggttccaggacaacaacctctccctcaacatgatcaagacaaaggagatgattgtggactacaggaaaaggagggcagaaaacgcccccattcacatcgacagggctgtagtggagcaggttgagagcttcaagttccttggtgtccacatcaccaacaaactaacatggtccaagcacaccaagacagttgtgaagagggcacgaaaaaacctattccccctcaggaaactgaaaagatttggcatgggtgctCAGAtccctgttatggcaactgctcggcctccgactgcaaggcactacagagggtagtgtgaatggcccagaacatcactggggccaagcttcctgccatccaggacctctataccagacggggccagagaaaggccctaaaaattgtcaaagactccagccaccctagtcatagactgttctctctgctactgcacggcaagcggtaccggagcgccaagtctaggtccaagaggcttctacgCTTCTACCcctagccataagactcctgaacatctaaggaaatggctacccagactatttgcattgcccccccctttaacaccgctgctactctctgttgttatcatctattcatagtcactttaataactctacctacatgtacatatgacctcaactaaccggtgtccccgcacattgactctgtaccggtaccctgtatatagtctcgctattgttattttacattTGCTCTTTACTTCTTACttatatttcttattcttatgtgtttttaaaaaacttcattgttggttaggtgctcgtaagtaagcatttcactgtaaggtcttcacctgttgtattcggcgcatgtgactaataacatttgatttgatttgatgttgtgCGGCAACCTCTTGTTTTTGCCTGCTTGCATGGCTTACACTGCTTTTTACTCTCTTGTTCTTCACCTCTCTCCAGTTCCATGGTcttaattttattttattaacccatattttattttaccaggtaagttgactgagaacacattctcatttacagcaacaacctggtgAATAgtcacagaggggaagagaggggatgaataagccaattggaagctggggatgattaggtggccatgatggaatgAGGGACAGATTTGGAATTTAGCCTGGAAATCGGGGTTAATCGGGgttactcttacgataagtgccatgggatctttagagaccacagagagtcaggacactcaTTCgatgtcccatccgaaagacggcaccctactgGGATATtgggatatttatttatttttagacc encodes:
- the LOC120061142 gene encoding glucose-induced degradation protein 8-B homolog; this translates as MMSYMEKPEDITKDEWMDKLNNVQIQRADMNRLIMNYLVTEGFKEAAEKFRMESGIEPSVDLDSLDERIKIREMILKGQIQEAIALINRLHPELLDTKRYLYFHLQQQHLIELIRLRETESALEFAQTQLAEQGEESRECLTEMERTLALLAFDTPEESPFGDLLNMMQRQKVWSEVNQAVLDYENRESTPKLAKLLKLLLWAQNELDQKKVKYPKMTDLSKGIIEDPK